GCTACTCCACGTAACCGCCTAACGTTTTAAGGCGGTGATAACCCCGGAGCAATGAAGAACTCCCCTTCAAGCCAGGACAAGACCGACGTGTCGTGCACAGGCAAAGCCCAAGGGTGGATGTGCACGCATGGGAACATGGGCACAACCAGGCACGTCTACAGCCAGAGCAAACTGAGACAAATGGAGACAAGTCCAGAGACGGACAGACGCCTGTCGAGCGGCACAAGCCAACAGCACTGCTGATGGCATGTCCAGCTCATCTACAAAGATGTTGAGCTGAAGGGAGGACCTTCCTGGAGAGGCAGGGCAGGTCTACAGACTGGTCTCTCGCCTCCAAGCCTACTGCTCACCTCTGCCCCAAGCTTCCCCATAAACACCATTTCAGTTAATTTCAGTGATTTCCATTTGCTTATTTCGAATCTGGTTCAAGATTTTGCCCACCCATTTCCAGCTCCTTTGGACGTCTCTCGCCTCACTGCGGTACACAGTTTGGTGTAGACAGAGCAGTCACTCCTTCTGCTCACGAACGTCACCAAGGTGGTCATCACACAAGCACATGGGACTCGGCTGAGCTTTAATGACTCTCTCAAGCTTGGTCTGGACAAGACTCCCTCGTCTCCTGCACCCCTGCTATCTACAGGTTGGACACGAACTCGACTCTTCAGCAATCGTTTGGCCTCAAGCAGGCAAGGGGCCAGCGTGGCACGGGGCCATGACCAGCGGTGCCGGCACGCTGATGTACAATACCTGCAAGAGACCGATTCTCTTCTCCGCCGTTACTTTTTCACATCTTCAAGCAAACTCAAGAGGAGTGGACAAGCTACCCTACCAGAAGCCTACACCCAAGCACCTGGCAGCAAGTAACGGTAAAGTCTAACCACAGCCTAGCCACAGCGGAGCTTCagttccttcctctccccaccctctcacaaacaaaaagctgCCATCGTTTTCATTTCCAGAGCTCAAACCAAAAGTCATCTGGTACTTTTCAGAAGAGCGCGCGCTGAGAAGCTGCCGCCTGTTAGGGAGAAATTTCATGCTCAAGTCTACACAGCCCTCCCAGCCCATGTGTCCTCCCATCCCACTAATAACGAAGGGacacagaacagagaaacagagtAATACAACATCAGTTCAAGTCCTACAGGCATACAGCTGGGAAGTAAAGCTCAGGAGATCCTCCAGGACTTGTGGCACACACGGTCTCATCTAGTGAGCAGCTCATCTGCCCAGGGTTCCAGAGCCAGCTtcatgcattttcagaaaagctggaTTTCAGGAGACTCCATGCTCCAGCCTTTCATCAGCAGGGACGGGTCCCACCAGTCCACCCACAACACCCGCAGCAACTGACTTCCACCATCCCATACCAATctgagctggagcagctggagctTTCACCACCTACCTACTCACACAGGTATCCCAGAGATGGGCAATATTAATCTGTACACCGCATGCAGTGACAAATCCTGACCATGACAAGCTGGCTGGATTTTGACACTTGCACGGACCTTGAGGATGGAGGATCACGGGTGGAAAGCAGAGCCCAAGGGCACACGCAAGTCAGACAGGGGAACGGTGGCGACGCAGCCCAACCCTCCCCTACATTCAGATAAAAGCTCCGAATCACTGCAAACCCAGCACTGTTCCTGAGCTCAGCCCACCTACCTCCTCCAAATATCCTCCTGACTCATGCGAaacacagccacagcagcctATTTTTACCTCTGAGCGCACACCGAGAGCCTGCACGTACAAGCAAGCCAGGATGCAGCACATCCAAACTCCAGTTGACGAGACACCATGGCTTGGCCAAACCAGGACTTGGAAATCCCAAATCCCTGACAAACACCTTTCCAAAACGTGAAAATTTCACCAACCTCCaccaaaaaaagggaggaaactcaagtcccgtcccgtcccgtcccccaATATATTTTAGGTCCTAAACGAGGAGGTTTGGAAGATgcacaaggtcctgcacctgggtcagggcaaccaCCAGTATCAGctcaggctgggggatgaatggattgagagcagccttgCGGAGAAGGGCTTGAGGGTACTGGTAGATGTAAAATTGGACATGAGTCCACAACGTGTGCttgcagctcagaaagccaaccgtatcctgggctgcagaaCAAGAAGGGTGtccagcaggtcgagggaagtgattctgcccctctactccactctggtgagaccccagttggagtactgtgttcagctctggggtcctcagcacgggaaagacatggacctgttggagaaggtccagaggaggccacaaagatgatcaaaaggatggaacacctctcctgtgaggaaaggctgggagagtgggggttgttcagcctggagaagtgaaggctccagggacaccttgcagcagccttccagtacctaaagggggcttataagaaagatggggagagaCATTTTaccaggacaaggggcaacagttttaaactgaaagagggtagatttagattggacataaggaagaaattctctcctgtgaggatggtgagacgctggaacaggttgcccagagaagttgtggctgccccatccctggcagtgttcaaggccaggctggatggggctctgagcaatcTGATATAATGAAAGATGTCCGcacccatggcaggggggctggactagatgatctttgaaggtcccttccaacccaaaccattctaacAAGAGCCTTTGTCTGGACAGGAAGAAAGGACACACTCATGAAGACTTGTTAGCAATTTGCTAGTTTTCCCATGGAGGACACTGCTGGTATcagaccccccccaggagccAGTGTTTCACATCCTCAGCAAGTGCTGTTGGGGCAACAAACCACTAAATggtgatttttaattaaaaaaaaaaagtataaaaaaataaaatcttgcagGGCAGGAAAGGGTCTCATGACAAACACTTCCCACACGCTCTCTGGAAAATAACCAAACCAGGCAGTCAAGGAAGGTCTGTGATCAGCCACATGCTGTTACGAACATTTTTCAGACCCTGGAACTCGAGGGTCAGCATGAGACAAGACCTCCCTTCCCACCACGTGGAAGTCACCTCTATAACAGCACCTTTGGTCCAACCCTCCCGGGACCCCCGCGAGCTCCTGCCCACCACCACGGGATGCTCTTCCAGTGTGTCTCCCTACACTGGCACTGGGGACCTGCAGAAAGCACTTGCTCTTCCTTTGGTTTAAAAGGGAACGGCCAGCATAAGTATTTTATGtaattattaaattttaaacagcttttgcaCAGTTAATCTTCATTATAACCCTCTCGGACAGCTGGTAACCCTGAGCAAGCACACTGCCGTGGCCAGAGCCATATAAATATCCAGACATCCGCAGATGCCAACCCGAGGATTAAATTCGCCTCCcgcatttttcttccccccagaCAAAGCCTTGGCGAgcgagggaaaaaaatctgccttgtTATTCGAGGAGTTATGTGTGAGAGCCTTACTGATGTGAGAAATCACAGCCCTCCCGGTGCAGAAACCGGTGCTGggtttttggcaaaaaaaacccctgggCTCGGTCTGTTTTTCTACAAGGACAACCCTCCTTTCCCCGCAGAGCTGCCCTGCCTCTGACACTCAGCCCTACACCTTAACAGGCAGGCACAAATCCCAATCCCTTATTAAATTAATCCAGGGGCCACCCAGGAATTTTGACCATGCAATAgttcaggtttggggtttttttccaagcagatTCAGGAGCAAACATACCAGCTTCCCAGGGCAGCTCCGCACAGCCCTGCACACGTTGCGGATAGACGGCCCCTGTACCAACACACATTAAAAGTGATCAAGCACCGGTCTTCAGGCCTGTTAATGCAATAAGGCTGAGGAGGAAGATATGATAAACTTGCACATGATTAGGTTTCCTCCTCTCTAAGCAGAACGGCAGCGTCCCTTGTTTGCGTTTTCGAAAGCTCCCTTTCTCCGTGAAGCTTTAGTCAGCTCCTGCATAGGTCCTTTGGAAACCATGCAGCTTCCCAAAAGGTGAAGAACGAGTTTGGGGCAAACCTGAGCAAAGTTTTAAGTCGCGTAGTTTGAGGAAGATGGTGTTTCGAACTTGTCAAACATCACCCCAAAGCTCCCCTGGCCGAGGTTTGCGCTGCAGATGAACAGTTGCTTCATCCCACCCCGAATTGGAGCATCGTGCCCATTTTAGAGCAAACATAGGACGAAACACAGAGCTCCCACACAGCCGACCAAGCTCCAGTGAGGGAACATTCCTGTTTTAAGGCTCAGCGGTACTACAGCATCCATATGCCTCATGGCACCCGGCACATACCCGCCCCTTCTAATTTAACAAGCTCCCTTTCTGCCTGGGTTTCACTTTGCAGGCTGACATTGGAGGACCAGCAGTCATCTGCAGATCATTAAGCTGATGATGCCAGAAGAgagattgctttaaaaaaaaaaaaaaaagccaaaaccaaacatcTTCTGCCTCTCCGCTTTGGCAGGTAGACAGACATTAATCCCTCATCTCATGCTCTGCCTGCCAGAGTCATATTAGGGTTTGCACACAagcccagggctgctcctcTCCAGGCAGAACCGCAATTACCAAATTCTGTTAGCAGCAACGGGCAGACGTGCTCTCATGAGATGCCGCTGGCCGTCTCCGCCCTACCTGTGGTCTGGGCACAAAATCTTGAGGCCACCCCAGTTTGAGACTGGTGAAGCTTTTAACCCCATCGCTCCTCCCCGCGTTCTGCAGATGTGCAAAAGAGACAGAATCCCCGGGGGGGGCATTtccacagcagctcctccatCCTCACCCTGCCTCCCAGGGTGATGCTCCCACCACCACGCTGCGACCCATCCAGAAGCTGATCGAAGGGAAAACTACctctacaaaacaaaaccactacGCTAGATGGCTTTCAGCTCATCTACCCATACAAGCACGAAGAAGGGGTCCTAAAGTAGCATCCAGAGTCACCCCGTAGACCTGCGAGTGCCATCCCTGCAACTGGGTTTCCTTATTTAGCATAGCATTTGAATAGGGAGCGACAACAGGCTTGAGGAAGAATATCCCCTGCTGGGTTGTTGCCATACACTTGCTTCCTTTCGTTAGGTGATGGATCTATAGGAAAGATTACGGTTACGTGTGGGCTTTTTTAGTCAATGTGCTGCCgtctctttaaaagaaaaagattcagTTAATTTTACTCTGATAAGCATCTTCCAACACTAACCATAAATGAGTATCTGATCCCACACGAAGACAAGCCTGCGATGACCCAGGCGTCCCGATGCAGACTGCCAACGCACCCATGGGTTATATTCACATGGGGATGCTTCAGAGCTGCAGCGCAGCATCAGGCTCTCCGAGGTACAAGGATGTGGTCCCTTGTCAACACCCTCAATGACCTCCTTGGGAGCAGACCAGCCTTAAGCCTAGCCCTGGTCCTACGACCACCAAGCTGTAAGCCAAGGACTATACCCTAGGAACTGCCAACCAAGAAGATCCTGGCTCCCAGCGTGCTGAAAACTGGGCATCCCAACACATGAGCAACCAAGACACCCAAATCCTGACGCTCCCCATCTTTCCAGCATCACCCCTCAACTCCCCACTCTGATCTTGAGCCATTTCAGTACACGTTCTTCTACCTGCAGTCAAGCCTCAGCTCTGTCTTGGCTGCAAACAGCTTTTGCagaacagtttatttttctgattatttaaCCAGAGGCTTCCTGGCTTCATTCTCACCACCCACTGCAATAATATGCAATTACaagacttgaagaaaaataaaagggaagtgCCACCTCATGCCAGGCCAGTGCTGCCAAGATCTGTTCTTCAGTCTTTCAActtcggaaaaaaaaaaaaaaatcaccgaACTCTCTTCTTGCCTCTTAGCACATCATTTCAGGCAGCTTCTTCTATACATAGGTTTTACCCAAAACCATAACATTTTACACAGTCTTTGCCTTTCATCCTCTGCTACTCAATGGGTGAAAGTCAAAGGCCACACTATCAGCAATTTCTGTAAGAAGATTTCAAGCCCGTCTTCATGTTTGGCATAGACTGATGCCAAATTTGGCACTTCCAAGACATTCAAGAGACAGGCTtcaattcttaatttttattgcaaGGTTTCTGCAAGCTCAATTCCTTGCCTTTAGAGGCAGCCGAAGAAAGGAAATgggtattttctaaaataaaggggttgttcagaagaaaatgtttccagtaCATGGgctatcttttaaaataaagtagcCATTCATATAAGGTTAAAACCACAGAGCACTATCAGCCCAGTACCCATGGCGTTCAGGCACCACGCTGATAATTTCTTTGGAAATCTTTGGCAAACTGCTTTTCCCCTTTGGATTCCCATCTGCAGGGCTACTCTGTAAGAGCcagctgaaggagaaagaggtCCAGCTTCTCCAACCACGGCTGCGCCGTTGGTGTTGCTCTACCTTCTCAGTCTTGCATAGATGAGACCTAGGGGCTCTTGGGAGACGGGGGTCGCGGGGACGGACACAAGGACAGACGTGGAGGTAGGCTGGCTGCTAACTCAGGCAGTTACTCATCGCAAGCTCTTCCCAGACATCCGAACTATTTAATCCAGCGAGAATCATCAGCATTTGCCGTCTTGGCTGGAACACGTCCACGTTAAGGACATGGGTCTAGTTTTAACACCAGCCTCCCAAGCTACTGCTATTTTTAGGTTTGGGTTGTTATTTAAGGCATATATTAGGACCAGAGAGAGCACAGGGCAAAGACACCAGCTCACGGGGAGATGAGGACAGTGACACACCCTATTACAACAACCCCTGTTCAGGATCGCATGCCTATCTCGACTATTTAAGCAATTCAGTATATCAAGGGCCTTTGGGCACTAGGCAAGAGTTTGAGCCACTGCTTTCACCCCCAAATCTTCCTCTTTTGGGAAGGAGCCCAACCACAGCGAGATGTCTTTGCCCCAGCACCGAGCGGTGCTAGTGCCACCCTGACCACGCTTCCCCCAGAACCGACGGGCTCGAAGCGATCAATCAGCAATAAAATCCTCCAAACGGGCAAAGCCTTGGTTGTCCATCTGGTGCCATGGGGAGGCTCGAAGCGTGCCGGGGCGAGGGCAGCCGCCCAAGCACGGCTCCTCCGAGCAGCGGCTGCTGCGCCTACGCCAGGCTCAGTCTTCCCTTTCAAAGGTTAAAGCTGTTTACTGAAAGGATTAGGAGGGAGGAGGCGATAAagtagaaggaagaaaggggagaCTGTGCGCAACGGCTACGTACACGGGCTTTGCCCCGGCAATAAATGCGCCCCAGCCCCTCGTTGGTGCGACCAGCCAACATATAGGTGGGGAGGTCATAGGGATGTGGGTGCACCGCCAGCACCAGACCCTGGGGcttcacccccagccccagaaGATGATTTAAACCTAATTGCTTTGCCCTCCGCACCCGTAGCGCAACCACAAACCAGGCTGGCACCTGAAGACCTCGGGAGCAGCTGTGGTCCTCACATCTACAGGGGCTTTGCTCTGGCTGCCTACCACGGAGGGATCTGCGCTAGCAGCACGGGAAGGGAAAGATTTCCTCTCTGCAACAGCCTGACGTTTGTTCCTGGCTATATTCACCCTTATCTGAAAGGCTGCTTCAGGATGAAGTGTGATTTGGGTACAAACACTGCCGGAGCAGCAGAAAGCTAAGCCGTGAcgctgcagctctgcagtaCACCTTAGCTGTACGGCCAGTTATTAAATAAAAGGTCAATTCCTCCACGGCACTACATCTTCTCTAGTTTCAAGTAAACAGTCTTAAGAGCCAAATGTTTCAAtaggaaaaccaaagagggatTTATACACCACCACAGAGGAGAACACTTTCCTTATCTGACATGACAGAGCACCACCACCAAGAGCTAATGAGCGGGGCCCTTCCAGCTAACACAACGCAATTCAGGCAACACCAGAGCTGTACTAAAAGCAAGACAAAGCATTAATTGGTTTGCGCTCGTCTGTCTGCCTTCATTGCAGAAAGTTCAACTGAGGACATTCCGTAGCAGGAGGAAGTCACGAAGCCACCCATGCCAACACGGAACCAGCGTGACTATTGCAAGAACGACGGGGAGGGATGTGCCAAACTGCCCAGCCAGGAACCCAGAGTAATGGGGCAATTCGCCTCCAGACCTGAAAGGCTTGATCAGATACTGGGCCAGCTCATCACCTAAGTGTGGTTTTGCTGTTACGCCCAGCTTATTTCCCAAGACAAGGGGAAAACTTAAATATCTTGTGAATTTGATGCACTACCTTTGGTTATACCTCAGCGGGCTAACATAGCCTCGTTGCTCACCACGTATCAATCATCTTCTCTTACCTGCACGGTTTCTTTAACCTGAATCACGCCTACTGACAAAAcccccagcactgcccacaGAGGCAGCTCTAAGATGGTCTCCAGAAGGGCCAGCTGCAGCGCAGGTATTTCAGGACGGGGTCTGAAACACCAGGTTGTAAATCAGAGCTGCACCCGCTCAAAGCAACTGGGTCCGGTCCCTGCATTCGAGCATTCCCTGCCCTCTACAAACTCAGCCCCTGCTCTGAGATGCTTCAAAAAGCAGGTAAGAGTCAGAAATTCAACCAGCTGGTAATTAAGGtcttgggggggaaaaaagttactaCTAGTAACAACCAGCCGCTTTTGGCCAATGAACCACGGCCAAAACCATGTAGTATTTCTGGTAGTCCCCATAAATAAGGATGTCTAATAAGGTTCTGCAGCCCCATTGCAGATCACTCACCACAGGCACAAGGACCACGCTTTGGGTACCACAGATTTTAGGGACAACGGAGTGCAGGGGTTATTGGAAAAAGTTCCCACAAACGGAAAAAAGCTCCAGAAACCACACCCTGAGAATTCAAAAAGAGTTAAAAGGAAACTGATAAGTAGCACAAACACAAGCGAAGGCACAAAACTAATTCCAACACCACCTTACTGGTTCTGTAAATGCATTAAGGAAGGCAAACAAAGTGTAGGTCTATTAtcagcaggaaggagaagggagtACATAACAGAAGACACCCTACTCAAAGCCTTCTTTGCTTTGTACTTAAGCACTCAAGGATGACTTTCATCAAGCACTGATCTCTCTTAAACCTTCCAATCTTTTTTCAATCCATTCTTTGTTTGGCCCCGCCTTGTTAAATGTGCTTTTCTAAAGGTTAACTGTGAATGGATGTTTAAGGTTGAGCCACCTCAATCCAAAGCAAGGACTTGTCAGTGCTGTCTGCACAGGATAAGGGGGGTCGAAATTGCCACTGTAGCTTTGCAGAAGAAGAACCATGCATCCTCCTAGGGAGATCGTGGCTGCTCAACGCTCACGTTCATGCCACCATTAATTTACCATTGATTTTTACAAATTTCAATTTAATGACCACAACGGGTCATCTTGAAAGTCTCATCAGAAAGCTGACAGCAAGTTATCCACcgaaagaacagaaaaaactaCAAAGCAGAGCCTCCAGGAAGACCTTGCGACATTCATGGAGCTGCACACCTCCACGACACAGCCTTTAAGGACAACTTTCCCAGCTCCAGCGTGGGCGAAGGGCTGGGGACATAAGCCAGCAGTCAGGATTTAGGGCTAAGAACCTGAAATTGAGGTGCTGCCAAGAGGCGGGGGACGACTCAGCCTCCCAGAAACAGATGGGGTGAGGGAAAGGACGACATGAAAGACAACCAGACCCACGCCTGAGTCACGGCGAAAATAAGGAGCGcgaaacagaagaaaagtggaaagggaaggaaaaaaagaaaaaggagcctTGATTCAAGATCCTTCTACCAAGGAtgggtgggaaggagaaagagaggagctggggcaagCAGGTGACATGCCCTCCATTAACCCTTCCTTCAGGAGCAGGGACGCACCACGGGAACAAGAAAGGGGAGAAGCCAAGGCTGAAGAATCATCTGAGGAACCAGTATATGGGCTCTGTCCTCGCTACAAGACCCAGCAAGTCAGAAAAGCAACCGGTCACTGGACGTGGGGGTGGCCCCTCCAAAGCACCGCAGGGGACGGCGGAGAGGACACgaccccccgcagcccccagtCGCTACTGCTCACCGTGCCCGTTGCAGTAATAGATCCACTTCTCCCTGTTCTGCGTGGGGGTGGTGGACTTTTTCATAATAGCTTTTTCCACAATGGCACTGGGGTCTTGCCTGGGTCCCTTCTTCAGAGTCCGTGAGCTCTTTCTGACGCTGCAGACGACGATAACCACCAGGaccagcagcaggaagaggaCGATCATCCACGGCAAGTGTTCGTTGATGTCGAAGTGCTGGTGGACGTTCTGCGGACCTCGCCGGGGGGGCCTGTATGGGACGCTGGACTTCTCACCCCCCACAATCTCCAGCGACGGTTGCTTCTCCAGCGCTTGGCTGGTCTGCTTGTGCCGGTAGCTCTGCGCCTGGCCGGTGGCACCGGGGCCCGCAAGGGTCCCAGCGGCACCGTCGGTCTCGTTGGTTGAGGTTTCGTTGTAGTAGCCTGCCGGCTCCGCCATGCCACTGGACGCGCGTGGCGCTGGAGAGGGGACAAAATCGGGAACTGAAGAGTTCAGACCTGCGAAAGGAGAGGAGAGTTCAGTGTCACGGCACCAGAGACGCGATACGGCATCACATCGCGGTCTAAGACCTGCCCGAGCGTCTGCTTGGCCAGCAGACAGAAACCCAACGCCAGGCAGCGAGAAAGGGAAGGGGTGAAGTTGAGGTTTGGCTCCGGGAACAGATGGGTACGGTTACAGAGGTAGGTTCAAGGTAAAATTGACCCCTGGTGGTTAAGACTAGTGgcagctcattaaaaaaaatgagttaaCAAAGGCATGTTGTCAATTTGTGTTTGTCCCATGTTCAGTGTTTCTCAGAAAACCTGCAACTTTGAGGGAGTTGGTTTAGGAGTTTCTTAGGTTTATGAACCGCAAGCAGCTGTGAATGCATCAACTACAAAACAGGTTTCTGAAGCAACAGAATCGATCAAACTCCCCCCTTAGAGCTACTTTCCATcttttttgagttttcttatCAACCAACAGCTCTCAGGTCCCAGCCAGATGCATGACCAAAGCCTGGTGAGAAGCGGAAGGAATGTTGTGGCAAAAACTAGAGCTTACTTTGGAAACTCATCTTTTGAAGATCATGTCTCATCCCAGTTGGGCCGGAGAGTGGGTGTAACCATCGGTAACCTGATTTTGCCTCTGGCGTTGTTACCCAAAACGCTCTGACCAGGATACAAACAGGGAAAATGCTTTAACTTTTACCTAATTGTCTACAGTTGATGTCAAAGTTCAGGGAACACCCTCCTGTCCTCTCCCAATGACACACCAGCGGCATATCAAGCTCTGAGACCTAACAACAGAGAAGCACTGGGACTCTACCACTGTCAGCGCCTCCCTGCTATTGCATTCACCAGCTCAGGTGTACAGGCCACcagaagttgctttttttttttttttttaataaaatgcccCATTTGAGATACTGTAAGGAGGCTGCTTCCCAGGCAGTGCTGAGCACCACCTCAAATGGGGTCCCACAGCACCACTGCAACCAGCCATGGCTAAAACATCTCCATAAAGACTGTGATGATGTATCATTTCCGATTAAACGAGAGAATGGGGAATTCAACCCGGTTCTCCCCACCAGTGATAACTAATAGAAATCTTagaggttaaagaaaaaatttacagCACAGCCTAGCCTCCCGGAGGGCTGTTTTGGCAACAGTTCCCATTCAAGTCGATATACTGGCACAGTACGGGGCAAAACGCAGCAGGGAAAGCATgggcagaaaagcagagaattcCTCAGGAAAGGAGTCTGGTGGAGCAAAGCTCCTCTCCTGCCGGGGTTTTCCTGCTGCAACCTGCTCGGGTTTGCCACAAATGTGCAAAGACTCGTGCCAGCACAACACACAGATGGGAAAAGCGGCTGAGGAACGTGATGTCCTTTCAGTCCCAACAGCAGGACAGCCAGGAGTCCAATCATGACTACAGACTCGGTGAAAACGTCGTTAAACGTGGTTTAACACAAGCGAGGGCAACCTGATACGCTCTGGAGCTGCCTTCTGGCCAAGAAGCAAAAGCACCAGCCACGCTTTAGACCAGGTGGCCCTTTAACAGCCTAAAGCCAACCCTGACCGAGGCAGGAATGCAATCCCGCAACCAAAACCACGCCAGTGTTTCAGTGGTGGACATTACCTTTGGGAAGATGAGCGGTTGGTGGAACTTCGTAGGGCTCTTCACCCGTTTCGGCGCTTGACGAAGTCAAAGACGTGTTCGGAAGAGACGCTGGAGAACCACAGATGTTGTCACTCTCCTTCGTCCCTGGCTTGATGACCACCATGTTTTTTGCAAAGCAGTCAGTGTATGTTTTGCACTTCATCACACTAGAAGGCACATCAGAAAAGGTACCACGAGGGCACGGCTTGCACCGAACGTCTTCCGTCTCCGTTCCTTTCTTGCGGACGCCCCAGCCGACCGGGCACACCGTGTAAGGGACGCAGGTATCGTTCGTCTGAAACGTACCAGACAGGCAAGTGCACTCGCGGTCAGTCAAGGCAGTACAATGAGTTTTCTCAATCATTGGCAGTTCACAGGGTTTTCTACAAGGGTGGCACCGCTCTATGCCGTTCTCGTGCTTAGTAAAGGTCCCATCTGGACAAGGGCTGCACTCTCTTAAGGTACTCTTCGTACAATGTTTAGACACGTAGGTTCCTGCGGGACATTTGTCGCAGATCAGCTCTTTGTTGGTGGCACGGTCGAAGTGGCGGTACTTGCCAGGGGAGAGGCTGATGGCATTCTGCTCGGAGGTCAGCTTCGACTGACCCTCGGCGGTGCCGAGGAGCACgagcagctggaagacaggCGGAAAGTATTAGTCAACAACAGTGCGCGACCGGAGCCCTCTCCGCCAGCAATCCCTTGCGGAATCTCAAGGGATGTCCCAGAGCCGTGGGACGACGGAGATGTTTCTACACCCAGGGGTGGGAGCTCAGCGAGGTCGAGGTGGAGGAGAACCGGCGCAGACAGCAGCACGCTCCCCAGACGCATCGCCAGCTACCATTATAATTCCTTAAATTTGACACCACGCTTCTCGGCGAGACTAAGCATCGTTTACACTGCAACCCTGCCAGGGCGGTAAATACTGCTAATTGTGTTTCAGCAGTACGTGCTACCTGGCCACCCCAGGAGAATTCAGAGCAGCTTTGCATTTCAAGGCTGAGAGGCTCCAGCACGAGCCGGGCGCTTGCCgagaaaaccaaaaacacaCGCAGGTGACAGCTCTGATCCGTAAAACTTTCCTCCTCTGTTAATAATCCCCACTTGTTCAAATAGTTACCCAAATAACGCAAACCAGGATGAAACCCGGGCCAGCAGCCGTTACTGGACTATTTCTCAGCCCCTCTGCCCTTCCAGGATTTTTTATGACCCTGCACAAGCGTAGGGTTTGGCGAGACCGCAAGGGATGTTCTGCTCCGAGCCTCCAACCACATCTGAACCCGCTTTAAACCAGATGCATTAGCAACAGGAGAGAAAACCCAAAGCTGTTTTTAAGCTCTTTGAGGAGCTCTGCTGTAACTCAGTTCCTCATTGCATCAG
This window of the Buteo buteo chromosome 17, bButBut1.hap1.1, whole genome shotgun sequence genome carries:
- the TNFRSF21 gene encoding tumor necrosis factor receptor superfamily member 21 isoform X2, with translation MGAAAACRSSAAFLTLLVLLGTAEGQSKLTSEQNAISLSPGKYRHFDRATNKELICDKCPAGTYVSKHCTKSTLRECSPCPDGTFTKHENGIERCHPCRKPCELPMIEKTHCTALTDRECTCLSGTFQTNDTCVPYTVCPVGWGVRKKGTETEDVRCKPCPRGTFSDVPSSVMKCKTYTDCFAKNMVVIKPGTKESDNICGSPASLPNTSLTSSSAETGEEPYEVPPTAHLPKGLNSSVPDFVPSPAPRASSGMAEPAGYYNETSTNETDGAAGTLAGPGATGQAQSYRHKQTSQALEKQPSLEIVGGEKSSVPYRPPRRGPQNVHQHFDINEHLPWMIVLFLLLVLVVIVVCSVRKSSRTLKKGPRQDPSAIVEKAIMKKSTTPTQNREKWIYYCNGHGIDILKLVAAQVGSQWKDIYQFLCNASEREVAAFSNGYAADHERAYAALQHWTIRGPEASLAQLISALRQHRRNDVVEKIRGLMEDTTPLEADRLALPVSPSPLSPAPSPSPKPPEAAVLTVEPSPSEKKCFFVDEAEPLLRCDSTSSGSSALSRTGSFITKEKKDTVLRQVRLDPCDLQPIFDDMLHILNPEELHVIEEIPQAEDKLDRLFEIAGVKSQEASQTLLDSVYSHLPDLL
- the TNFRSF21 gene encoding tumor necrosis factor receptor superfamily member 21 isoform X1 translates to MGAAAACRSSAAFLTLLVLLGTAEGQSKLTSEQNAISLSPGKYRHFDRATNKELICDKCPAGTYVSKHCTKSTLRECSPCPDGTFTKHENGIERCHPCRKPCELPMIEKTHCTALTDRECTCLSGTFQTNDTCVPYTVCPVGWGVRKKGTETEDVRCKPCPRGTFSDVPSSVMKCKTYTDCFAKNMVVIKPGTKESDNICGSPASLPNTSLTSSSAETGEEPYEVPPTAHLPKGLNSSVPDFVPSPAPRASSGMAEPAGYYNETSTNETDGAAGTLAGPGATGQAQSYRHKQTSQALEKQPSLEIVGGEKSSVPYRPPRRGPQNVHQHFDINEHLPWMIVLFLLLVLVVIVVCSVRKSSRTLKKGPRQDPSAIVEKAIMKKSTTPTQNREKWIYYCNGHGIDILKLVAAQVGSQWKDIYQFLCNASEREVAAFSNGYAADHERAYAALQHWTIRGPEASLAQLISALRQHRRNDVVEKIRGLMEDTTPVQMQPQWQAQDPCNDDGKLEADRLALPVSPSPLSPAPSPSPKPPEAAVLTVEPSPSEKKCFFVDEAEPLLRCDSTSSGSSALSRTGSFITKEKKDTVLRQVRLDPCDLQPIFDDMLHILNPEELHVIEEIPQAEDKLDRLFEIAGVKSQEASQTLLDSVYSHLPDLL